In Fibrobacter sp. UWR3, a single window of DNA contains:
- a CDS encoding asparaginase: MAKKRIVVLATGGTIAGVGEAGKDSGYVSGQISGEALVASVPELAEYADVVAEQVCNVNSDDITDKIWIALSRRIAELQEDDTVDGIVVTHGTDTMDETAYFVSLTVRCEKAVIFTGSMKPATAKNPDGPANLLGAVRVAVGFAVDDDKPANKVWVYFAGELFDARGVQKCSANALNAMGVDAPGVGAVLNAPAERNFFDISRQESLPQVNIVYFNVDANPKVLKYAACVSNGLVIAGAGSGEFSLSWAEALREIDIPVVIASRTHHGVVTLNERLAPGCICAGTLPPQKAAVLLRLALTVTHKNAVIQKFFV, from the coding sequence ATGGCGAAAAAACGTATTGTGGTACTTGCCACGGGCGGCACGATTGCCGGCGTGGGCGAGGCGGGCAAGGATTCGGGCTACGTGTCGGGCCAGATTTCGGGCGAGGCGCTTGTTGCCTCGGTTCCGGAACTTGCGGAATATGCCGACGTGGTTGCCGAGCAGGTCTGTAACGTGAATTCCGACGACATTACAGACAAAATATGGATTGCGCTTTCCCGGCGCATTGCTGAACTGCAGGAAGATGACACCGTAGACGGGATTGTCGTTACCCACGGGACAGACACGATGGACGAGACCGCGTACTTCGTGAGCCTTACTGTGAGGTGCGAGAAGGCTGTAATCTTTACGGGCTCGATGAAGCCCGCGACGGCGAAGAACCCGGACGGGCCTGCAAACCTGCTCGGGGCGGTGCGCGTGGCGGTGGGTTTCGCCGTCGATGACGACAAGCCGGCCAACAAGGTGTGGGTCTATTTTGCAGGGGAACTCTTCGATGCGCGTGGTGTGCAGAAGTGCAGCGCCAACGCGCTGAACGCCATGGGGGTGGATGCTCCGGGAGTTGGCGCAGTCCTGAACGCCCCTGCCGAAAGGAACTTCTTCGATATCTCGCGCCAGGAAAGCCTCCCGCAGGTGAATATCGTGTACTTTAACGTAGATGCGAACCCGAAGGTGCTCAAGTATGCCGCCTGTGTCTCCAACGGGCTCGTGATTGCGGGTGCGGGCTCGGGCGAATTCAGCCTCTCCTGGGCAGAAGCCCTCAGGGAGATTGATATTCCTGTCGTGATTGCGAGCCGCACGCATCATGGGGTAGTGACGCTCAACGAACGTCTTGCTCCCGGATGCATCTGTGCAGGGACGCTCCCGCCGCAGAAGGCGGCGGTGCTTCTGCGGCTGGCCCTCACGGTGACGCACAAGAATGCGGTCATCCAGAAGTTCTTTGTTTGA
- a CDS encoding tetratricopeptide repeat protein produces MLLLYAGWQFFEAQRAEKFEFERREALVRNATECLESGNWECAEKSVRDLLCDAPHDSNLQLHLAGILYEQERYEECIRYIDSIGVKTPDFEFLRKKSEQLIREMEELGIERSMHFRVEFEGHPSKSDVMEALAVLEVAYDSLCRLFDFRPKNKMSLVLYRSNEYQGMGPRPEWVGAVYDGKLRVPVEMMRYREIYRPVLFHELTHSFVRAMTHAKVPLWINEGIAQVIDGSRTGNPRPEGQVPSMNALTEPFVKEPSADVAVRLYWYSQKMVERMLARNPSFVHFREFVQSMRKMETDDALESYYGVKTAQLLDEVR; encoded by the coding sequence ATGCTTTTGCTCTATGCGGGCTGGCAGTTTTTTGAGGCGCAGAGGGCCGAGAAATTCGAGTTCGAGCGTAGGGAAGCTCTCGTTCGTAATGCCACGGAATGCTTGGAATCGGGGAATTGGGAATGTGCGGAGAAGAGCGTCCGGGACCTTTTGTGTGATGCTCCTCACGATTCGAACCTGCAACTACACCTGGCGGGCATCCTGTACGAGCAGGAAAGGTACGAGGAATGTATTCGCTATATCGACAGTATCGGGGTAAAAACTCCCGATTTTGAGTTCCTGAGAAAAAAGTCAGAGCAGCTCATACGCGAGATGGAGGAACTCGGAATAGAGCGCTCGATGCATTTTCGCGTAGAATTCGAGGGGCACCCTTCGAAAAGCGACGTGATGGAAGCGCTTGCGGTTCTCGAGGTGGCCTATGATTCCCTCTGCCGCCTGTTTGATTTTAGGCCCAAGAACAAGATGAGCCTCGTGCTTTACAGGTCGAACGAATACCAGGGCATGGGGCCTAGACCCGAGTGGGTTGGGGCGGTTTACGACGGAAAGCTCCGCGTCCCCGTGGAAATGATGCGTTACCGCGAAATATACCGTCCTGTTCTTTTTCACGAACTCACGCATTCGTTTGTGCGGGCGATGACACACGCCAAGGTGCCTCTCTGGATTAACGAAGGCATTGCGCAGGTCATCGACGGCTCGCGAACGGGGAATCCGCGCCCAGAAGGTCAGGTTCCCTCGATGAATGCGCTGACGGAGCCGTTCGTGAAGGAGCCCTCCGCCGATGTTGCCGTCCGGCTATATTGGTATTCGCAGAAAATGGTGGAACGCATGCTTGCGAGGAACCCGAGTTTTGTGCATTTCAGGGAATTTGTGCAGAGCATGCGTAAAATGGAAACAGACGATGCTCTCGAAAGTTACTACGGGGTAAAGACGGCGCAACTGCTCGACGAGGTAAGGTGA
- a CDS encoding TIGR02147 family protein → MPTIYDYTDYRDAIRDFYLEKKKSNSKYSYSVLGLAIGLNASHVFCVVEKKRNLPVRCVPAIKKLLGLTGRAAQYFDLLLAATRTKSEKTREEILAKASLLRDVKKHYLQEKEQKYLSDWWTPVIRALIEVNQGRINAQEIAETLEPNIGVESVQESIDLLKDLGFIQPLGNGLVKLADAHINISGEERAQAIRNFQANVMQIGARSLNAIPPADRDISTLTMAVDQKGFEDIKNMIQEFRKEVQVRVDKCGKPTRVLQMNLALFPVAFNKKK, encoded by the coding sequence ATGCCAACTATATACGATTATACAGACTACCGCGACGCCATTCGGGACTTCTACCTCGAAAAGAAGAAGAGTAACAGCAAGTACTCCTATAGCGTGCTCGGGCTTGCCATTGGCTTGAACGCAAGCCATGTGTTCTGCGTCGTGGAAAAGAAGCGGAACCTGCCCGTCCGTTGCGTCCCCGCCATCAAGAAGCTCCTCGGCCTCACGGGCCGCGCAGCGCAGTACTTTGACCTGCTGCTCGCCGCCACCCGCACCAAGTCCGAAAAGACCCGCGAAGAAATCCTCGCGAAGGCAAGCCTGCTGCGCGACGTGAAGAAGCATTACCTGCAAGAGAAGGAACAAAAGTACCTCAGCGACTGGTGGACCCCCGTCATTCGCGCCCTGATCGAAGTCAACCAGGGCAGAATCAACGCCCAGGAAATTGCAGAGACTCTCGAGCCCAACATCGGCGTCGAAAGCGTACAGGAAAGCATAGACCTCTTGAAGGACCTCGGCTTTATCCAGCCGCTCGGAAACGGTCTCGTGAAGCTTGCCGACGCCCATATCAACATTTCGGGCGAGGAACGTGCCCAGGCCATCCGGAATTTCCAAGCAAATGTCATGCAAATCGGCGCCCGTTCCTTGAACGCGATACCCCCTGCGGACAGAGATATTTCTACACTTACAATGGCAGTTGACCAAAAGGGATTTGAAGATATCAAGAATATGATCCAGGAATTCCGGAAGGAAGTGCAGGTACGGGTGGACAAGTGCGGCAAGCCGACACGCGTCCTGCAAATGAACCTTGCGTTATTCCCGGTCGCATTCAACAAGAAGAAATAG
- a CDS encoding DUF2341 domain-containing protein, whose amino-acid sequence MNALYKTFVLAPFALFCACTNSGTAGSTTETENAIARGDGTVTIRLNDAARAAYRVLPNSFVADTAGTPVPDSAYTYMGETDSAGSILIKDHLEGSFTIEIEKGDSAIAFQYTLSKENKEFAVKSAKLTARGAVMGAVSVPENAPHAWVHVPGVGRVVKTDTLGNFLIEGLPTGKLSIVSWNVQTQDTIAETSVEVPAKDTLDLGHILAPGETINKQSMSVTASDIISSWMKPVSIPSVMTLRLDSANFDFASAKGDGSDVHLLDKDGNEVPMQVDFWDSTRQSAAIFVRLESQKDTSATWTLEWGDPYAKPQKQADVWDSISDTLKYALNSVEFFNFDSKAIVNDLPSPLKKYDWYVQLHTVDTLSDSVTVKTLSPASFLQADTKGRPGTVAHIEYTADYPDYIVFGTRVAQHTHDWGRMDSLVVWLRGDGDYEIILENLLDSLNYKASHKGKLSSSWERITLKPEDFDYVQRDYHGWEAARDKITNFTIFAYNGSEIWIDNVRAYGINVDEFK is encoded by the coding sequence ATGAACGCCTTGTATAAAACATTTGTACTTGCTCCGTTCGCGCTGTTCTGTGCGTGCACCAATTCCGGTACCGCCGGCAGCACCACCGAAACGGAAAACGCCATCGCACGCGGTGACGGTACGGTTACTATTCGCCTGAACGATGCCGCCAGGGCTGCATACAGGGTTCTCCCCAACAGTTTTGTCGCCGATACGGCCGGGACCCCCGTCCCCGACAGCGCCTATACCTACATGGGCGAAACCGACTCCGCCGGGAGCATCCTTATCAAGGACCACCTCGAAGGCTCGTTCACCATAGAGATTGAAAAAGGCGATTCCGCCATTGCGTTCCAGTACACGCTGAGCAAGGAAAACAAGGAATTCGCCGTCAAGAGCGCGAAACTTACCGCAAGGGGCGCCGTAATGGGAGCCGTTTCCGTTCCTGAAAATGCTCCGCACGCCTGGGTACATGTGCCGGGTGTCGGCAGGGTCGTCAAGACCGACACGCTCGGGAACTTCCTCATCGAAGGCCTCCCCACGGGCAAGCTCTCGATTGTCTCCTGGAACGTGCAGACGCAAGACACGATTGCGGAAACCTCCGTCGAGGTTCCGGCGAAGGACACCCTCGACCTGGGGCATATCCTCGCCCCGGGCGAAACAATCAACAAGCAATCCATGTCCGTGACGGCAAGCGACATTATCTCCAGCTGGATGAAGCCGGTGAGCATCCCCTCCGTGATGACCCTCAGGCTCGACTCCGCGAATTTCGACTTTGCAAGCGCGAAGGGCGACGGGAGCGACGTGCACCTGCTAGACAAGGACGGCAACGAAGTGCCGATGCAGGTTGACTTCTGGGATTCCACTCGCCAGAGCGCGGCTATTTTCGTGCGGCTCGAAAGCCAGAAGGATACATCTGCCACATGGACTCTGGAATGGGGCGACCCGTATGCCAAGCCGCAGAAGCAGGCTGACGTGTGGGATTCCATCAGCGACACGCTCAAGTACGCCCTCAATTCCGTAGAATTTTTCAACTTCGACAGCAAGGCCATCGTAAACGACCTGCCCTCCCCGCTCAAGAAGTACGACTGGTACGTGCAGTTGCACACGGTTGACACGCTTTCTGACTCGGTGACGGTCAAGACCCTCTCGCCCGCAAGTTTCTTGCAGGCCGATACCAAGGGGCGTCCGGGAACGGTAGCACATATCGAGTACACTGCCGACTATCCAGACTACATCGTGTTCGGGACCCGCGTTGCACAGCACACGCACGACTGGGGCCGCATGGATTCGCTGGTCGTATGGCTCCGCGGGGACGGCGACTACGAGATTATTCTCGAAAACCTTCTCGACAGCCTGAACTACAAGGCGTCGCACAAGGGCAAGTTGAGCAGCAGTTGGGAACGCATCACGCTCAAGCCTGAAGATTTCGACTATGTCCAGCGCGATTACCACGGATGGGAAGCGGCCCGCGACAAGATAACGAACTTCACGATTTTCGCCTACAATGGCTCGGAAATCTGGATTGACAACGTGCGCGCCTACGGGATAAACGTCGACGAATTCAAGTAA
- a CDS encoding prohibitin family protein codes for MKKIFLTMATALVFFGCAQIDETERGVVLQFGKYSETFEPGLNFYNIITKEVVRIPVSTQLETVKIESGSKDLQTVYVGTNVNYHVDPLNVDKIYSKYGTRYVSTVLQPKIKETITGITPQYVPEEMLQKREEIRSRMEAALKAKLDSAGAHIVIDGFTITEFQFSRAFNEAIEAKQVQEQEALKEKNIKIKMDYQNEQRVAKAKADSAVIALQMEALKKQNGKEYLMLKWIEKWDGKLPQVNGNDKVIPMINMQ; via the coding sequence ATGAAAAAGATTTTCCTCACTATGGCAACAGCCCTCGTCTTTTTCGGTTGCGCACAGATTGACGAAACGGAACGCGGCGTTGTTCTCCAGTTTGGCAAGTACAGCGAGACGTTCGAACCCGGCCTCAACTTCTACAACATCATCACCAAGGAAGTCGTCCGCATCCCGGTCAGCACGCAGCTCGAAACCGTCAAGATTGAATCCGGTTCGAAGGACCTGCAGACCGTCTACGTAGGCACGAACGTGAACTACCACGTTGACCCGCTGAACGTCGACAAGATTTACTCCAAGTACGGCACGCGCTACGTATCTACCGTGCTCCAGCCCAAGATCAAGGAAACCATCACAGGCATCACGCCGCAGTACGTTCCCGAAGAAATGCTCCAGAAGCGCGAAGAAATCCGCAGCCGCATGGAAGCGGCGCTCAAGGCAAAACTCGATTCCGCGGGCGCACATATCGTGATTGACGGCTTCACCATCACCGAATTCCAGTTCAGCCGCGCATTCAACGAGGCCATCGAGGCCAAGCAGGTACAGGAGCAGGAAGCCCTCAAGGAAAAGAACATCAAGATCAAGATGGACTACCAGAACGAGCAGCGCGTCGCGAAGGCCAAGGCCGATTCCGCCGTCATCGCGCTCCAGATGGAAGCCCTCAAGAAGCAGAATGGCAAGGAATACCTGATGCTCAAGTGGATTGAGAAATGGGACGGCAAGCTCCCGCAGGTAAACGGGAACGATAAAGTCATCCCGATGATCAACATGCAATAA
- a CDS encoding fibrobacter succinogenes major paralogous domain-containing protein, whose product MSTSFIVFVVLAIVIVAFSAYRLGVRVSRAAKQEAPEAQNKIPYEKCVEKNTKAFKYGTFTDARDGETYRTVKIGGQTWMAENLRFKTEGTFAPNDEESNVKQFGRLYTWATALNIPAEYTEESTANDSELHSKIKDKNFQGIAPEGWHIPSNQEWEQLLANIDPKSDGSEFRSACSWQKPGKDTFGFFALPAGYRFNNGTYHHFGRRARFWSKDEYGKANAFRLSITDNSIDIEGVYRSDAVSIRCVKNA is encoded by the coding sequence ATGAGTACATCGTTTATCGTTTTCGTAGTCCTCGCCATAGTCATTGTCGCCTTCTCGGCATACCGTCTAGGCGTCAGGGTCAGCAGGGCCGCAAAACAGGAGGCCCCCGAGGCCCAGAACAAGATTCCGTACGAAAAGTGCGTCGAGAAAAACACGAAGGCGTTCAAGTACGGCACCTTCACCGATGCCCGCGATGGCGAAACCTACCGCACCGTAAAGATTGGCGGACAGACCTGGATGGCAGAGAACCTGCGTTTCAAGACCGAGGGGACATTCGCCCCGAACGACGAGGAATCCAACGTGAAGCAGTTCGGCCGCCTCTACACGTGGGCGACCGCACTCAACATTCCGGCGGAATACACCGAAGAGTCTACGGCAAACGACAGCGAACTGCACAGCAAAATCAAGGACAAGAACTTCCAGGGAATCGCGCCGGAAGGTTGGCACATCCCGAGCAACCAGGAATGGGAACAACTCCTTGCCAATATCGACCCCAAATCGGACGGCAGCGAGTTCCGCAGCGCATGCTCTTGGCAAAAACCGGGCAAGGATACCTTCGGGTTCTTCGCCCTGCCGGCAGGCTACCGCTTCAACAACGGCACGTACCACCACTTCGGCAGGCGCGCACGCTTCTGGAGCAAGGACGAATACGGCAAGGCGAACGCCTTCCGCCTGAGCATCACGGACAACTCCATCGACATCGAGGGTGTATACCGGTCCGACGCCGTTTCCATCCGATGCGTAAAGAACGCCTAA
- the fliB gene encoding flagellin lysine-N-methylase, translating into MILRKPDFYDTFKCIASQCTDTCCVGWEIDVDRNSQEVYNKVAGTFGEKLRANIEDGHFKLLPHDRCPFLTGGNLCEIYTNLGEGALCDICREHPRFVEVYGNVMERGLGLCCEEATRLLLAGNGPLAFVSEESDEPEDELSEDDREICNEVLYEREYIFRTLADFDKPFGNRLYDAFGYTGDKPFAPLNDARGLYELLAKTESFGPAWDEALTRIKESIENAAGLQDEGYFSETESARLLAYLVYRHYAKCLFEGREEGKRNFALFFWNAVRFFTRELAGIPAFETNKASEINGIAELNSAAPEGQTAQRVKINAIKILSRQLEYSEENMELIEKELDG; encoded by the coding sequence ATGATTCTGCGGAAGCCTGATTTCTACGACACTTTCAAGTGCATCGCCTCGCAGTGTACCGACACATGCTGCGTCGGCTGGGAAATCGATGTGGACAGGAACTCGCAGGAAGTTTACAACAAAGTAGCAGGAACGTTTGGCGAGAAGTTGCGCGCGAACATCGAGGACGGGCATTTCAAGCTGCTCCCCCACGACCGCTGCCCGTTCCTTACCGGCGGGAACCTCTGTGAAATCTACACGAACCTGGGAGAGGGCGCGTTGTGCGACATCTGTCGCGAGCACCCGCGATTCGTGGAGGTCTACGGCAACGTTATGGAGCGGGGGCTCGGCCTCTGCTGCGAAGAGGCAACGCGCCTGCTGCTTGCGGGGAACGGCCCGCTTGCATTCGTGAGCGAGGAAAGCGACGAGCCCGAAGACGAACTGAGCGAAGATGACCGCGAGATATGCAACGAGGTGCTGTACGAGCGGGAATACATTTTCAGGACTCTTGCCGATTTCGACAAGCCTTTTGGCAACCGGCTATACGACGCCTTCGGGTACACAGGAGACAAGCCATTCGCCCCGCTGAACGATGCCCGCGGGCTATATGAATTGCTCGCCAAGACGGAAAGTTTTGGCCCCGCGTGGGACGAAGCGCTTACTCGTATCAAGGAAAGTATTGAAAATGCCGCAGGGCTCCAGGACGAGGGCTACTTCTCGGAAACAGAAAGTGCACGCCTCCTCGCCTACCTCGTGTACCGTCACTACGCCAAATGCCTCTTTGAGGGGCGCGAAGAAGGCAAGCGCAACTTTGCCCTCTTCTTCTGGAATGCTGTCCGGTTCTTTACCCGCGAACTCGCGGGCATCCCGGCATTCGAAACAAACAAAGCATCAGAAATAAACGGCATCGCAGAATTAAACAGCGCCGCGCCCGAGGGGCAGACCGCACAGCGCGTAAAAATCAACGCCATCAAGATTCTCTCCCGGCAGCTGGAATACTCCGAGGAGAACATGGAACTCATCGAAAAAGAACTGGACGGCTAG
- a CDS encoding MATE family efflux transporter, protein MVDAILNRFYRPSKFKKNGDVKDVLVVALPMLLSMSFDTIMTFIDRLFLSKLGPAEMNAALGAGAVQLALTMFFTGAISYTTAMVAQRLGAKQRGDCAKVFMQAVYLSLVCVPLLYLTIPVGHFAFGLEHLPADQLEYQKTYFNILMFGGVITLVRNAAPCFFSGIGETKIVMKAAFVGMIVNVVCNFVLIYGLGPIPALGVAGAAYGTLIGNLVSTVILFAKFFGRDCSERFSSRKSFAFSAPLTRELLKKGIPSGVEMFLNMTAFQLLILMFHALGPEAATASSVMFNWDMVAYVPLMGLEIASTSLVGRYVGARDGAAASRSTYSGLKLGWGYSLIMGIFFVFLPGVLTDIFKPDVAEATAEAIAIFDAARPMSIFMLQIATLYIFVEVLLVVYAGALRGAGDTVWVMFTCAIMNWCVAGALYVAAYVFHLPAHYAWIAVVAVYGTAPIIFWMRWKSGKWRRHVLEKGN, encoded by the coding sequence ATGGTCGATGCGATATTGAACAGGTTCTACAGGCCGTCGAAATTCAAGAAGAACGGGGACGTAAAGGATGTGCTCGTAGTGGCACTTCCGATGCTTTTGTCGATGAGTTTCGATACCATCATGACGTTTATCGACCGCCTGTTTCTTTCGAAGCTCGGCCCCGCCGAAATGAATGCCGCGCTTGGCGCGGGTGCGGTGCAGCTTGCTCTCACGATGTTTTTCACCGGCGCCATCAGCTATACGACTGCGATGGTGGCGCAGCGCCTGGGTGCAAAGCAGCGGGGCGACTGCGCGAAGGTCTTTATGCAGGCGGTGTACCTGTCGCTTGTCTGCGTGCCGCTCCTGTACCTGACTATTCCCGTGGGGCATTTTGCCTTCGGGCTCGAACACCTGCCTGCCGACCAGCTGGAATACCAGAAAACGTATTTCAATATCCTGATGTTCGGTGGGGTCATTACCCTGGTAAGGAACGCGGCTCCCTGCTTCTTTAGCGGCATCGGTGAGACCAAGATTGTGATGAAGGCTGCGTTCGTGGGCATGATTGTGAACGTTGTCTGTAACTTCGTGCTGATATACGGCCTGGGGCCAATCCCCGCGCTGGGTGTCGCGGGTGCCGCGTACGGGACGCTCATCGGGAACCTGGTATCGACCGTCATCCTGTTTGCAAAGTTCTTCGGGCGCGATTGCAGCGAACGGTTCAGCTCCCGCAAGTCTTTTGCATTTAGCGCGCCGCTTACCCGCGAGTTGTTGAAGAAGGGGATCCCCTCGGGTGTCGAGATGTTCCTGAACATGACCGCATTCCAGTTGCTTATCCTCATGTTCCATGCCCTCGGGCCCGAGGCGGCGACAGCATCTTCGGTGATGTTCAACTGGGACATGGTGGCGTACGTGCCCCTGATGGGATTGGAAATTGCGTCTACTAGCCTGGTGGGGCGCTATGTGGGGGCAAGGGATGGCGCTGCCGCAAGCCGCTCCACTTATTCGGGGCTCAAGCTTGGGTGGGGCTACTCGCTCATCATGGGAATTTTCTTCGTGTTCTTGCCGGGCGTATTGACGGATATCTTCAAGCCCGATGTGGCCGAGGCGACTGCGGAAGCGATTGCGATTTTCGATGCGGCGCGCCCCATGAGCATATTCATGCTGCAGATTGCTACGCTCTACATTTTTGTGGAAGTCCTGCTTGTGGTGTATGCGGGGGCGTTGCGCGGCGCGGGCGATACGGTGTGGGTGATGTTTACTTGTGCCATAATGAACTGGTGTGTTGCGGGTGCGCTCTACGTTGCCGCATACGTGTTCCACCTGCCGGCGCATTACGCATGGATTGCCGTCGTTGCCGTGTACGGGACAGCCCCGATAATTTTCTGGATGCGGTGGAAAAGCGGCAAGTGGCGCAGGCACGTGCTGGAAAAGGGCAACTAG
- a CDS encoding GspE/PulE family protein: MISNVKMNLGELLLRQRVLDEDQLAHATSEHKRTGIPLARILVRLGMVSEDTLTSILGVQMQSTTKMRIGEMLLAQGYIKPEQLEKALETQKSTGKRLGRTLVELGYMPEERLVEILSRQFEVPYVKLENFNIDPDAYTYLPEDMCKQYKIVPLFVSKNDDDRKAVREALTLAMTDPTNMRVIQIVKFKVKMEVDVVMASEVDVQKTIERVFAGHGPQEESLAELISESKDGEELETVERGQGGSDEPELTDEEGRAVVKIVTTLIHEAIARHASDIHLEPQETFLKLRYRIDGDLQVMAPIPARLMPQILSRIKLLSKMDIAEKRKPLDGRFTVRYKGSEVDLRVSSFPISLRKRGVCEKIVMRILDPNSGQFPLKDMGFDPRVFKQFIDAINAPNGIVLVTGPTGSGKSTTLYASIREILDSTINISTMEDPVELNIDGVNQGQINNAAGFTFAAGIRALLRQDPDVIMIGEMRDQETSSMAIEAALTGHLVFSTLHTNDAAGSFPRLLEMGLEPFLVSTAIKGILAQRLVRRICKYCKEPVEISDSLREELHLSPDMQFYHGKGCDKCDGSGYKGRCGIYEFLVPNESVRNLVIKRASGDEIKRCAMKECDMITLRMDGINKALQGLTTLEQAVGASAPDD, translated from the coding sequence ATGATTAGTAACGTGAAAATGAACCTCGGTGAGTTGTTGCTCCGTCAGCGCGTGCTCGACGAAGACCAGCTGGCTCACGCTACATCCGAACACAAGCGTACCGGCATTCCCCTCGCGCGAATCCTTGTGCGCTTGGGCATGGTGTCGGAAGATACGCTCACGAGCATCCTTGGCGTGCAGATGCAGTCCACGACCAAGATGCGTATCGGCGAGATGCTCCTCGCGCAGGGCTACATCAAGCCCGAACAGCTGGAGAAGGCTCTCGAAACGCAGAAGTCGACGGGCAAGCGCCTGGGACGCACGCTCGTGGAACTGGGCTACATGCCCGAAGAGAGGCTTGTCGAGATTCTCTCGAGGCAGTTCGAAGTCCCGTACGTGAAACTCGAGAACTTCAATATCGACCCGGATGCCTACACGTACCTGCCCGAGGACATGTGCAAGCAGTACAAGATTGTACCGCTGTTCGTTTCGAAGAACGATGACGACCGCAAGGCCGTCCGCGAGGCCTTGACGCTTGCGATGACCGACCCCACGAACATGCGCGTCATCCAGATTGTGAAGTTCAAGGTCAAGATGGAAGTGGATGTCGTGATGGCATCCGAAGTCGACGTGCAGAAGACCATCGAACGAGTGTTTGCGGGTCACGGCCCGCAAGAGGAATCGCTTGCCGAACTTATCAGCGAAAGCAAGGATGGCGAAGAACTTGAGACCGTGGAACGCGGTCAGGGCGGCAGCGACGAACCGGAACTGACTGACGAAGAAGGCCGCGCGGTCGTGAAGATTGTGACGACGCTTATCCACGAAGCCATTGCGCGCCACGCATCTGATATTCACCTGGAACCGCAGGAGACCTTCCTCAAGCTGCGTTACCGTATTGACGGTGACCTGCAGGTGATGGCCCCGATTCCGGCGCGACTGATGCCGCAGATCCTTTCGCGTATCAAGCTCCTTTCCAAGATGGATATTGCTGAAAAGCGTAAACCTTTGGACGGACGTTTCACGGTGCGCTACAAGGGTTCCGAAGTTGACCTTCGTGTGAGCTCGTTCCCGATTTCTCTGCGTAAGCGCGGCGTGTGCGAAAAGATCGTTATGCGTATCTTGGACCCGAACTCGGGTCAGTTCCCGCTGAAGGACATGGGCTTCGACCCGCGCGTGTTCAAGCAGTTTATCGATGCGATTAATGCTCCTAACGGAATTGTGCTGGTGACCGGCCCGACGGGTTCCGGTAAGTCTACTACGCTTTATGCCTCCATTCGCGAGATTCTTGATTCCACGATTAACATTTCTACCATGGAAGACCCGGTGGAATTGAACATCGATGGCGTTAACCAAGGACAAATTAACAACGCCGCAGGCTTTACCTTCGCGGCGGGCATTCGCGCCCTGCTCCGTCAGGACCCGGATGTTATCATGATCGGTGAAATGCGTGACCAGGAGACGTCGTCCATGGCTATTGAAGCCGCATTGACGGGTCACTTGGTCTTCAGTACGTTGCATACAAACGATGCTGCTGGTTCGTTCCCGCGCTTGCTGGAAATGGGCCTGGAACCGTTCCTTGTTTCTACCGCTATCAAGGGCATTTTGGCCCAGCGTCTTGTGCGCCGCATTTGCAAGTACTGCAAGGAGCCGGTGGAAATTTCGGACTCCCTGCGCGAAGAACTGCACCTGTCTCCGGATATGCAGTTCTACCATGGCAAGGGCTGCGACAAGTGCGATGGCTCGGGCTACAAGGGCCGTTGCGGTATCTACGAGTTCCTCGTGCCGAACGAATCCGTACGTAACCTGGTTATCAAGCGCGCATCCGGCGACGAAATCAAGCGTTGCGCCATGAAGGAATGCGACATGATTACGCTGCGTATGGACGGTATCAATAAGGCGCTGCAGGGGCTTACGACTCTCGAACAGGCCGTGGGTGCTTCTGCACCGGATGATTGA